One genomic segment of Gemmatimonadota bacterium includes these proteins:
- a CDS encoding tetratricopeptide repeat protein, with amino-acid sequence MRYIFFCFLTLLIGCTTAQQPQISLRAVPKKAPPHPHAVTHFLRGRLAESAGQRDRAIEELQAAVRYDSTSATLYSALARNLNAIRRFKNAVEPARRAVQIDPKNVQIRWLYYEALSRGLRDTTRAIGQLNAIVRLAPRDLNAYQHLFQIYEARGQRRKVITLLDSIVAMPGLMGAREKLFAAETYHRQRAFDKAAHIYRDILKDDPNNDDLQFKLGITHLSRGDTLSAEQNFRGIIARQDYSVTRETVPVWVQLVHIYSHEPYLNRLFEEPDVRLVDQLGNVLLRMVKGRRDHDEKMLFVDMAERVLNHQLQTDPKNQTLLGIKARLLLDANRTADARKTYRHANLQGEKTEYHLGIARSYRAEENWASAQQILEKLHRDTRPESEYYDQVAFDLARVYLRQNEIAQARTIYQQAVAARPKNTGFRYELARTYLFDRNWEKAIPLLEPLVADTEDNPEFFEHVLFDLGRSLERAGQFDRAVAVFQRLLALDQDHADASNYLGYMLAERGERLTEAKKLIERALKIDPENGAYLDSLGWVYYQLKQYENAARWLDRALTVEEETLRQTDPNSPIIDGLRENLAVIHEHAGDAAQKMGDLERASYHYERAIEFDPDNQTLREKFKNLSRDASSSE; translated from the coding sequence ATGCGTTATATATTCTTTTGTTTTCTCACGCTGCTCATCGGCTGTACAACAGCGCAGCAACCGCAGATTAGCTTGCGCGCTGTACCCAAAAAAGCACCCCCTCATCCCCATGCTGTCACGCACTTTTTGCGGGGGCGATTAGCAGAATCCGCAGGCCAACGCGATCGGGCTATTGAAGAACTGCAAGCCGCTGTGCGATACGACTCAACTTCTGCGACGCTCTACAGCGCGCTGGCTCGCAATCTCAATGCTATTCGGCGGTTCAAAAATGCGGTTGAACCCGCGCGGCGAGCCGTTCAAATCGATCCGAAAAATGTGCAAATTCGCTGGCTCTATTACGAAGCCCTCAGCAGGGGCTTGCGCGATACTACCAGAGCGATTGGCCAGTTGAATGCTATTGTGCGCCTTGCGCCGCGAGACCTGAATGCTTATCAACATCTTTTTCAGATTTACGAGGCCAGGGGGCAGCGCCGCAAAGTCATAACATTGCTCGATAGCATTGTTGCCATGCCCGGACTGATGGGTGCGCGCGAAAAGCTCTTTGCCGCTGAGACCTACCACCGGCAGCGCGCGTTTGACAAAGCAGCGCACATTTATCGCGATATCCTCAAAGATGACCCCAATAACGATGATCTCCAGTTTAAGCTGGGTATAACACATCTTTCTCGGGGCGATACACTATCTGCCGAACAAAATTTTCGGGGGATAATCGCGCGGCAAGATTATAGCGTTACCAGGGAGACCGTCCCTGTTTGGGTTCAGTTAGTACACATTTACAGTCACGAACCCTATCTCAATCGCCTCTTTGAGGAACCAGATGTCCGTCTGGTCGATCAGTTGGGCAATGTGCTTCTCAGAATGGTGAAGGGGCGTCGCGATCACGACGAGAAAATGCTATTTGTCGATATGGCTGAACGCGTTCTCAATCACCAGTTGCAAACCGATCCCAAAAATCAGACCCTGCTGGGCATAAAAGCCCGTTTGTTGCTCGATGCCAATCGTACGGCCGATGCGCGCAAAACCTATCGCCACGCCAACTTACAGGGTGAAAAAACCGAGTATCATCTCGGTATTGCCCGTTCTTACAGGGCCGAAGAAAACTGGGCAAGCGCGCAACAGATCCTGGAAAAGCTCCATCGAGATACGCGTCCTGAAAGCGAGTATTACGATCAAGTCGCGTTTGATCTCGCCCGCGTTTATTTGCGCCAAAATGAAATTGCCCAGGCGCGCACGATCTATCAACAGGCTGTGGCCGCGAGACCTAAAAATACGGGTTTTCGCTACGAATTGGCACGCACATATCTTTTTGATCGCAACTGGGAGAAAGCCATTCCCCTGCTGGAGCCACTCGTCGCCGATACGGAAGATAATCCCGAATTTTTCGAGCATGTGCTCTTTGATCTGGGACGCAGCCTCGAACGAGCGGGACAGTTCGATCGCGCGGTCGCAGTATTTCAACGTCTTTTGGCACTGGATCAGGATCACGCAGATGCCAGCAATTATTTGGGGTATATGCTCGCCGAGCGCGGTGAACGCCTCACCGAGGCAAAAAAGTTAATTGAACGCGCCCTGAAGATTGACCCGGAGAACGGCGCTTATCTCGACAGTCTCGGCTGGGTCTATTATCAGCTCAAACAGTACGAAAACGCCGCGCGTTGGCTCGATCGCGCCCTCACCGTTGAAGAAGAAACCCTTCGCCAAACTGATCCCAATTCCCCGATTATAGATGGTCTGCGCGAGAATCTGGCGGTTATTCACGAGCACGCGGGCGATGCAGCTCAAAAAATGGGTGATCTCGAACGCGCGAGCTACCATTATGAACGCGCTATAGAATTTGATCCCGATAACCAGACTCTGCGGGAAAAATTCAAAAATCTTTCCAGAGATGCGAGTTCTTCCGAATAG
- a CDS encoding DUF4292 domain-containing protein produces MHNPKYLLILLFLIAGCVANRPALLPPITSSAEFFDLTATRYDSLLSQEVRASVDLTIDGVRERRASALVRHRVPSDLKLVVGGFGTVVMAARAQDDTLHVHLPRENRYLVGPPEDVLYVLTDVDLSYYAYDRAILGLPNLSLLDASRVVRFESGEKHIFLELQYDLYLRRLWIEAGTGFLREERVYNADGQLVSARMLSDYRMDGGFALPRRIEIRQGEDVILIQVKSRAINTGLSDEDFVLSVPRDAIRHDIQR; encoded by the coding sequence ATGCACAATCCTAAATATCTCCTTATTCTCCTCTTTCTGATCGCTGGCTGCGTCGCCAACCGCCCCGCCCTTTTGCCGCCTATTACCTCTTCAGCCGAATTTTTCGATCTCACTGCTACCCGCTACGACAGTTTGCTCAGTCAGGAGGTCCGCGCCAGCGTTGACCTCACGATTGATGGGGTGCGCGAACGCAGGGCTTCTGCGCTTGTGCGCCACCGAGTGCCTTCAGATCTCAAACTCGTGGTTGGCGGTTTCGGTACTGTGGTCATGGCCGCGCGTGCCCAGGATGATACGCTGCACGTTCACCTGCCCCGCGAGAATCGCTATCTCGTGGGTCCTCCCGAAGATGTGCTCTATGTGCTCACGGACGTCGATCTGTCCTATTATGCGTATGATCGCGCTATTCTGGGCTTGCCCAATCTCTCCCTTCTGGATGCCTCTCGCGTGGTGCGCTTTGAATCTGGGGAAAAACATATTTTTCTCGAGTTGCAATACGATCTTTATTTGCGCCGTCTCTGGATTGAGGCTGGTACGGGTTTTTTGCGCGAGGAGAGGGTCTATAACGCCGATGGACAACTCGTATCGGCACGCATGCTGTCCGATTATCGAATGGATGGCGGTTTTGCACTGCCCCGACGTATCGAGATTCGGCAGGGTGAGGATGTCATTCTCATCCAGGTCAAATCGCGCGCCATCAATACGGGACTGTCCGACGAGGACTTTGTTTTGTCCGTGCCCAGAGATGCCATACGTCACGATATTCAACGATGA
- the rnr gene encoding ribonuclease R: MSVSRDQVLNFVRQQHRRPLKIRELARALRVSDRAYSDFRRLIRGMVRDGSLVKLRRSRYGLPSDHNLVVGRISVQSSGYGLLAPEDGGADIFIGARYMRRARHGDRAVARLTRRAQGSDRAEGELVRIVERAEQTMVGTYDGASLVISDDPRIRARVYIPDDLTCGAKAGQKVVVRLKYSSPNAHPDGQIVEVLGNADDAGIETLILIKKLGLPLVFPQHVLEAVEAIIEDIPAEEIDRRLDLRDLTCFTIDPVDARDHDDAVSLQVLDDQTYCLGIHIADVSYYVPEGSPLDHEALSRGSSVYFPDRVIPMLPERLSANICSLQPGEDRLALSVLAQITPDGELIDAQIAETVIRSRASLSYEEVQQVLDGDGGTANPAESYADVLMYMEALRSRLTERRLARGTIDFEIPEPRIVLDDQGHPIHIGPRARLNSHRLIEEFMLLANEIVARRMADGGIPILYRVHEPPDGEKLAEFCDLARTLGYRLSNPSRAENIQAFLANFKDEPIGHILSHRLLRSMKKAVYTPVNVGHFGLACDTYTHFTSPIRRYPDLILHRILRDAINDDSTPGQMARRARRLPDIGDLATQREIAAQQAEWDAIRLMQILYLKDKMGECFDAVIVDVRSIGFFVQLNDVLIEGLVHVKNLWDDYYIYHELQGALVGESTGRTFRLGDSVQVQLAQLDQQRLRIDFHLLKHIPNRRNNRAKRTRHRRK, translated from the coding sequence ATGTCTGTCTCTCGCGATCAAGTACTGAATTTTGTGCGTCAACAACACAGGCGTCCGCTCAAAATCCGGGAACTTGCTCGCGCGCTTCGCGTTTCCGATCGGGCGTATTCAGATTTTCGTCGCCTTATTCGCGGCATGGTGCGCGATGGATCTCTCGTCAAGTTGCGCCGTAGCCGTTACGGCCTTCCGTCTGATCACAATCTCGTCGTCGGTCGCATCAGTGTCCAGTCCAGTGGATATGGCTTGCTCGCGCCCGAAGATGGCGGCGCAGATATTTTTATTGGTGCGAGATACATGAGGCGTGCGCGACACGGCGACCGCGCTGTGGCGCGTCTCACGCGCAGAGCACAGGGCAGCGACCGCGCAGAGGGCGAGTTGGTTCGCATTGTGGAACGCGCCGAGCAAACAATGGTGGGTACGTATGACGGCGCTTCTCTCGTTATTTCCGACGATCCGCGCATTCGCGCACGCGTTTATATTCCCGATGACCTGACCTGTGGCGCTAAGGCGGGACAAAAGGTGGTTGTGCGCCTTAAATATTCCTCACCTAATGCCCATCCCGATGGGCAGATTGTCGAAGTTCTGGGCAATGCGGACGATGCGGGTATTGAGACCCTGATTCTCATCAAAAAACTCGGCCTTCCTCTCGTTTTTCCTCAACATGTGCTCGAAGCTGTAGAAGCGATTATAGAAGATATTCCCGCAGAGGAAATTGACCGTCGTCTCGATTTGCGCGATCTGACCTGTTTTACGATTGATCCAGTTGATGCGCGCGATCACGACGATGCTGTGTCGCTTCAGGTTCTCGATGATCAGACCTATTGTCTGGGTATTCACATTGCCGATGTGAGCTACTATGTTCCCGAAGGCTCGCCCCTTGATCACGAAGCTCTCTCTCGTGGTAGCAGCGTGTATTTCCCCGATCGCGTCATTCCCATGTTGCCGGAGAGACTTTCTGCAAATATCTGTTCTCTACAGCCCGGTGAAGATCGACTTGCTCTGAGTGTTCTGGCGCAGATTACCCCCGATGGCGAGCTGATTGATGCCCAAATTGCAGAGACGGTTATACGCAGTCGGGCGAGTCTGTCTTATGAAGAGGTTCAGCAGGTGCTCGATGGCGATGGGGGCACGGCCAATCCCGCCGAATCGTATGCCGATGTTCTCATGTATATGGAGGCTCTGAGAAGCCGTTTGACAGAGAGACGCCTGGCAAGGGGTACGATTGATTTTGAGATTCCCGAACCGCGTATTGTCCTCGACGATCAGGGCCATCCCATTCACATTGGTCCCCGCGCCCGTTTGAATAGCCACCGCCTCATCGAAGAATTTATGCTTCTGGCAAATGAAATCGTTGCGCGGCGCATGGCCGATGGCGGTATCCCGATTCTCTATCGCGTCCACGAACCGCCCGACGGTGAAAAACTCGCCGAATTTTGCGATCTGGCGAGAACATTGGGGTATCGCCTTTCAAATCCCTCGCGGGCAGAAAATATCCAGGCGTTTCTCGCAAATTTCAAGGATGAGCCCATTGGTCATATTTTGAGTCATCGCCTGTTGCGCTCAATGAAGAAAGCGGTGTACACGCCCGTCAATGTCGGTCATTTTGGATTGGCTTGCGATACTTATACGCATTTCACGTCGCCCATTCGGCGCTATCCCGATTTGATTCTTCACCGGATTTTACGCGATGCGATTAACGATGATAGCACGCCCGGACAGATGGCGCGCCGCGCACGCCGATTGCCCGATATTGGGGATCTGGCGACGCAACGCGAGATCGCCGCGCAACAGGCCGAGTGGGATGCTATTCGGCTTATGCAAATTCTCTATTTGAAAGATAAGATGGGCGAGTGTTTTGATGCTGTTATCGTCGATGTGCGTTCTATCGGGTTTTTTGTTCAACTCAATGATGTACTCATCGAGGGCCTGGTTCACGTAAAAAATCTCTGGGATGATTATTATATTTACCACGAGTTGCAAGGCGCACTCGTCGGTGAATCCACGGGAAGGACTTTCCGGCTTGGGGATTCGGTTCAGGTACAACTCGCCCAGCTCGACCAGCAACGCCTGCGGATAGACTTTCACCTGCTGAAACACATCCCGAATCGCCGCAACAATCGCGCCAAACGCACGCGACATCGACGAAAATAA